AAAACAAAATTTATATTAATTCCACGATTTAGTAAAATCTCAGCAACTTTTAAAATTCCAATTATATTTTTTCTTTCCTCTAAAACACCAACAAAAAGAATAAATTTTTCTGGTAAATTATATTTTTTTGAAATTGAATTTTTTTCTTCCAATGTTAAATTAATTGGTTTATACTTTTCATCTGTCCATAAATGTAAATATTGAATTTTTTCAGGATCAACCTTATAAAATTTGATTATATCTTTCATTGCAGATTTTGATACGGTTATTATTGCATCACTTTTTTTTACAGAAAGCGGGACTAGATAATCCATATATTTTCTATAATGAAAAGTATAATATTCTTTAGAAACTTTTGTTAAAGTATCATGAATTGCAATAACATTTTTCCATTTTTTTTTAATGATTGGAACAAAAATGTATGGTGTAAAAAAAATATCGATTCTATTTTGTAAAATTAGTTTTGGAAGTTTGAAATTAAGCCAAAAATGTTCATATAACTGGCGTGGGCAATTACTTTTTTTTATTGCGATGTAAGTATAGAAATTATTTTTCTGAGGTAAATCTTCGTATTGAAAAATAAAGTAATTATTTTGGCTATCAAATAGTGGTAAATATTCAATCAGATTTGATAAATATCTTGCGGTTCCTCTAATTCTTGTACTTAATAATCTTGCATCTATTCCAATATTCATTTACTGGCCAACAATTTGTCTTTATTTAATTTTCCAAAATTGCCTTCTATAAAATCCCTAAATGCAAGTTTTATTGAAGTTATATTTTCTGATTTACCATTTAAAAACCAAATAATAGATTTATATATCATCGTTACAAAAATGTATAAAAAGGTTATTATAAAAAAAATATTGAAGTTTTTTTTTGCAAAATAAAGTCGATTTCTTGTTTCATAGTATAGTGGAATTTGCTTTAAATTAATAGAAGTAGAATTACCGACCTTATGATAAATTTTAGAATTGGGATTAATAATAATTTTAAAACCAGCTTTTATTGTGCGAAAACAAAAATCCGTATCCTCGACATACAAGAAAAATTTTTCATCAAGCATACCAATTTTTTCAAAAACTTCCTTTCTTATTAATAAGCAACATCCGGAAGCAAAATTTACTTCTCTAATTTTTTTTTCTATTTGATTTTCGTTTTCATCAGAGTAGGCAAAACCTGATCCGCGAATTTTACTAATCTGCCCACCAACTGACCAAACAATATTTTTATTATTATAATAATTTATTTGTGGTGCTGAAACACCAGCATTTTTACATTTATTAAAAGTATCTAATAAAATTGTTAAAAAATCTGGTTCAACAATTGTGTCATTGTTTAATAATAAAATAAAATCAGCACCATTTTCTAAAGCATATTTAATTCCTAAATTATTACCACCTGAAAAACCTAAATTAACTTTACTTACAATTATTTCTTTTACAAAATCACCAAATTCTTTCTTTATTATTTCAACATCATTTCCAAAAGAATTATTATCAACAATAATAACTACAAAATTTTTATAATCAACTTTCTTAAGTGATTCTAAACATTCCGAAGTATCTTTTAGTCCATTCCAATTTATTATTATAATACAGATTTTAGGATTCATCTTGTTTTTTTTGCGATAATTATATCTTGATAACTCATAAATTCTTTCCTTCCACACCAAGAACCATAAAAAATTTGTTTTTGAATATTTAATGAATTTTTGATATATAATCCCTTAATATATTCTTCATTAAAACCAATTGCATTTTCAGGCACTTTCTCATCTTTTGCAAAAGAAAAGTTATCTAATCGATAAATTAAATTTTGGGTTGATAGTCCATTTTTAATCATTTTATTCGATTCTTCATTCAATAAAAAAAAAGTTATTAAACATCTTCCACCATCTTTTAAAACTCTTGATATCTCTTTTAAGTAGTTTTCAACATCTCTTGCATACATATGAGTAAATACTGAAGTTAGAAATATAAAATCAAAATAATTGTCTTGATATTTAAATTTAAAGTTAAATGAATATTCCTTTCCATTTTCATTGTACATTTTATTATAGATATCTGCATGAGAAAAATGAAAATTTGCATATTTTGTTGAAATATTGTTTTGACACCATTCAATTCCTTTTTTTACTATATCAAATCCATGATATTCACCTTTTTCATTTAAATAATTTGTTAAAGGCACTGACATTCTACCGATTCCGCAACCAACATCTAAAATTTTATCATTTGTCTTTAGTTCCCCTAACAGTTTAAAATAGTTGAAAAATTCATTCCCAATTTTTTCATAATCACCATCACCAATAAATATCATACTTCTTGGTGGAATCAAAGGATTCTTACCTTTTATGCTATCATAAAAATCCAATAGTTTAAAACCAATTTGTTTTATATTGTTATAAAAAGGCTTCAATAATTTTTTAAAATATTTTTTCATTTTTATACTTTCCAAATATTATTTATTCTCAATTTTTTATTATTAACTAATACTAAAATTTTCTGCCTTTTATACTATTGTAATAATCCCACATTCCAATCAAAATCATTTTTATTTTAAGAAATTTTTGCTTCTCAAATAGAATTATTTTAAGTAATGTTCTATAAAATGAGTCATATTCAATTTTCAGCAAATGAGGGAGTGAGTTTTTATACATTGATCTAAGATAAAGTAAATTTCTCGTTTTATAATAAAGTCTAAATGGTTTATGATTAAGTGGATAAAATGTTTTGTTTAAAATTTTTTTTGAAGATAAGTCTGCTTCATTATGTTCCAAAATAATTCTATTCGCTCTAATTATTTTGTAACTATTTAATTGTAATCTAAAGCAAAACTCAATATCAACATAGTCAATAAAAAAATCACTCCTAAATTCTCCAACTTTTTTAAAAACTTCAAGTGAAAGTAAGTTCCCGGAAGTCATTGCAATCTTTACTTCATCATTTTCATTTTCGAACTTGAGATGGGTATTATACCTATTTGAATGTAATGGAGAAACTATGCCAATATTTTCTTTTTTCTCATAGATATTTAATAAATTTTCCACCATGTTTTTAGGAGCTCTACTATCCTGATCCATTGTTAAGAGAAACGAAAATCCTTTTTCACTGGCTTTTCTTGCAGCTATATTTAATGCTGCCGCAATTCCTATATTATCATTATTAAAAATATATTTAACTTTTTCAATGGAATGTATTTTCGTTTTAGTTTCGAAACATTCTTCTTTTGAATTATCAATGATAAATAAATAATCAATTTGATTTATGTAAGTATTAATATTTTCAAAAATATTATTTTCCGGTTTATAAATTACAACAACTCCAGCTACTTTTCTTTCATTTTTCATATAAAATAAATTTATAAATATTTCTGGCTTATATGTTTAAAAACTCTAAAAATGATGTGTGCTTTATTGTTACACTAATTCAAAAATTATACATTATTAAATTTTCATCATTTTGGATATTAAAAATCTTTTTTCATCTAATGAAAGTATTTTATTCCAATATAAAATTAGAAATCCAAATAGGATTATTGTTGTATAAATCATTTTCATTGAAATAGATTCAAATATAAAAGGAATCATTAAAAAAACAATTGCCACTATAAAAATCCAGACATTATATCTATATTGAAACTTTATGTAAGTTAAAAAAAATAAACTGCCGGTATCTAAAATAATTCTTACCAGCCAAATTATAGCTGCACCCTTTAAACCCCAGTTTTGAATGAAAAAAAACATAAAAATTAGATACAAAGGTAATTCGATTAAACTTAGTAATGCAGGAATGTGAGGTTCTCCCACGCCTTGAAAATAACTAAAAGGAATGTAGGAAATTGCGTTAAATAATATGCCAAATGCTAAAATTTGCAAAATTATGCTGCTTTCTTTAGCAAATTCTGAACCAATCCATAGTTCAATTCCTTCGTTTGCAAAAGTAATAACCAATAAAACAATTGGATAAATGAATAAAAAAATAAATTTAACCCCAGAATAAAATAACTTTTTAGAATCTGTTTTATTATTAAAAAAACTAGCGGAAAAAACCGGAAACAAAACAGCAACCATTGCATCTGGGATAATTAATAATTTTATTATCATTTCATACGGAGTAGCATAATAAGCTAATGCTTTTGCAGAGATTATAACACTTATTAAAACTCTATCAATATTGGAAATTATTGGTCCAATTATATTAGCAATTGTTATCCACGCGCTAAATTTATATATAGTTGAAACTAATTTTATTTCAAATTTTATCTGATTTTTAAGATCTTTGTGGACTTTAAAACATAATCTAAAATAAAGTATCCAAACAATAATTCTGATCAAAATTAAAAATAAAACAACCCAAAAAATATTTTTAGTAAAAACTAAACATAGCAGTGGAATTAAAAATGTAAAAATTCCAAGAAATACCCGAATTAAATTTATTTGGAAAAATTTTTGATAAGCTTCTAAAACTCCTCTTAATCCTGCAGTTGTAGCTACAAGCGGAATTGCTAAAATTAATAAGTAAAATGTACTTAAAAATTCCGAATGAAGTGTTGGAGTAATATTAAAAAGATCAACAATTTGGGGAACAAACAAAATTAAAATAAGAACTAATATTAAACTAACTCCCAACATTAAAAATAATGAAGTCCAAAATAAACTTGGGATTTGATCAAGTTTATTTTCACCTAACTTTTCAGAAATTATTTTAGTTAAACTTTTACCAATTCCAAAATCAAAAAAACTAAAATAACCTATTACAATCCAAGCTAAGTTAAGAATTCCAAACCTTTCAATTCCCAAACCATTTATTAACGCAGGAATTATAAATATTGCAAATACTGAAGGAATAATGAAACCCAATAAATTGTATATGGAATTTTTTGTTATTGAAGTACCATTATAATTCATTGACGGGTTTTTGAGATCTTTCACTTAAGTTCGCTTAATTAAATTTTATTGATTTTCTACTCAAAATTAATGCAAACTTTTCAATTATAGGAATTAAGATAAGAATAAATATAAGACTAATACCCCAAATATCAAGTCTAGTTATCATCATCAAAAAAGAAAAACCAATAATTAAACTTAAATATGTTAAAAATGTTAAAACAATTAATCCATGATTTATATAAAATTTGAACCATAACCAAGTTATAACAAATCCCAAAATAAACGGTACCAAATAAACACCAACTACTGTAAAATCTGCATGAAGTTCTCTTATAAAAGTACCTGTATTTGCTCCCATAGGAAAATTATAGCCTTTTTGCAAATCGGATGGTCTTTCAATTATATTAAACTTTGATAATATATAATGAAAAAGCATAAAAGTATTTTCACCAAATTTAGTTTTTTCACCATCAGATTTCATATACTGATTTAATACTCCAATATCACAACTAAGATAAAAATATATTGATGGAGTAATAATAAAATTACCTTCTAGGTCTTTTAATTCTTTACTTGTACCTTTATAATATTCAGAACTTATTCTTGTTGCTCTTGCAAGTGAAGCGCTAATAATTACAATAAAAATCAATATGCTTATATAGATAACTGCATTTCTTTTAGAAAATTTAAATCTTTGTTCACTATCAGTTTCAAGAAGATATTTGAAAAGAAAGAAAGTTATTAAAAATTCCATCAAAGCAAAAAGCATACTAACTCTACCAAAAGTTGCTAAACTTTTTATAATAATTCCAATAAAAGGTAATAAAGTTAAAAATGAAAACTTGCCTTTATAGGCACTGTAAATTCCTGAAAAGAAGACTGCAACAAATCCGAAATTTGAAATATATGGTATAACACCATCACCACCACCTTTTAAGTTTAATTTGTACACAAGATTTGCATTAATTAATGCAGAAGTAACGTTACCAAAAATATCTATTAAGACTAACCAATGCTGTACAGCTGCTAATATTCCTATAATACTTGAAATTAAAATTGAATATTTTAAGGACTTACCATCATCAGAAAAAATTTTAAAATTCAGTTTGGTTGGCTTGATATTATAACTGTTGGTAGGAGATAAATTTCTCAAACTTATTAGAGTTAGAATTCCAAATAAAAATGACAAAAAAGATGAAATTATAAAAAACCACGTTAATGGAATAATATCATAGTAAGGTAGTAATTTTAACTCATATAAAATTATTAAAAATCCCCAAATTACAGAATATAACGTTAAATGATTTACCCAGTGACGAAATAAATATTTACCACAGATAATTCCAAACAGTGAAACCAAAAATGTTAGTAGAAGTGACATTCTAATAATTACTAAAATTTTAATCTATAAAGCTTAACAATTTTCTGTATAAAATTAGAAAAACTAATTTGAATTGTGTTTTCAAAATCTTTTCTGTTTATTGCTTTTTCACCCCAAAAGACAAATGGAATTAAAAAAAAGAATATAAGCAGAAAAATACCTATTACTATTGCGGCTCTTTTAGGACCATATTTAAGCTGAGGTGGAACAGCTCTATCAAGTAATATAATTGTTGGCATACTTTTTTGTTCTTCAACTTTAGCCTGCTCATACATAGGCATAACAATCTCAAGTATTGACTGTTGTATTTCAACTTCTCTATATGTACGCATATATTCAAGTGCAATATCTGGCATTTTTTTAAATGGATATAAAATATTGGAGGTTTCTCCAAGGTTTGATGAATTTTTCAATTCTCTAACTTTCTTTCTTAACATTTCTAATTCGGCAGATAAACCAAGAAACTGAGGAGAAGATTCACCAAATAATTCCTTAGCAAAATATGATTCCATTTCTTTTTTAAAAACTTGAGATTCAATTTCTGCGGCAGCTTTTACAGTTACTTCTAATTGCTCTGGAATAGCAACAATTCCGAATTTTTTTTGAAATTTATATAAAGAATCTTCCGCAACCTTTAAATCTTCAATATTCTTTAAATACCTTTTCTCTATAAAAATTCTACTATTTGTTGCACGTTCTGTGTTAATTTTAATATTAATACTATCAACAAGTTTAACTATATAATTCGCAATATCTGCACTAGTAATAGGATTTTCATTTAGAATACTAACTTCAATCATTTCAAACTCATTTGCGTCTGCATAAATATCATTACTAAACGCCTTAATTGCTTTGTCCATGTTTTCATCATCAATTTCGTAATATTCAATTAGGTTAAATTTTTGTATAATATTTGTCAAAGCTGATCTACTATTTAGTATTCCTAATATTACATCTTGAGATGCACCACTTAATCCAAATATCTTGGAACCAAGAGCTGCAAATGAAGATTTTCCACCAACTAGACTAGATAGACCACCCAGCCCTGATAAACTTGATTGGGAGTCCGGTGGAATCATTATAGTTGCAGTAGCTTTATAAGTTTTAGGGATTATTAAAACTATTGTAACTGAAATCAAAGTTACAATTAGTAAATTGATAATTATAAACTTTTTCCATTTATACAATACACTTAAATAATCTGTAAAAGTCATTTCTTTATTCATCAAATATTTCCGAAATTTTATTTGCTAAATGCTAAAAATATTGTTGCTACTCCGCCAAGTATTCCTGCAATTGCACTTATTCTTCCTACATAATACCAGAAATTTTCAACTGGTCTGTTTTTCTTAATATATATAAAATCCCCAGCTTCAATTTTATCCTTTTCATTTTCCAAAACATTTATCCACTCTCTAGATTTACCTTTGATTAAATATAATTCATCATCTCCCATTGCAATTTCAGAATAACCTCCGGCATTTTTGATATAATCAATTATGCTTTTACCTTCTTCAAATTGACAATAACCGGAGTTTGCAACTCCTCCCCAAACATAAACTTCATTTCTAATTTCCGGAATAATTATTACATCATTTTCATGCATAATATATTTACTTTCAAAAGAATTTGGATCAGATAATTTAGTTAAATCAATTTTTGAATAACCTTCCAAATTTCTTAAAGCATTATCAATATTAAAAAATAAAGTGTCATCATAGGTAATATCTGCCGTTCTATACATTTTAAGCAATTCATTTTGTTTAAATTTTAACAATTGATCTTCTTGCTCTAAGGTTAATTGAATTCCTTCGTCATTTTCTAAAAGTACTTTTTTCTTTAGTGCTGAAACGGTGTTATAATTTCTTAAAATTTCAGCAAATTTTAATGATGCTTTATCGGTTAATCCACCGGCTCTTTTTATTACTTCCGAAATTGTTGTATTATTTTTAGAAATAAATATTTTGCCGGGTCTTTTTACTTCGCCTAAAACTACAACATTGTAATTATCTTTTTGATATGCATCTCCCAAAATATTTATTCTATCGCCTCTTTGCAAAAGGGGATTATCACTAATTTTTATTTTCAATAGAGTTTCAACTTCTCCGTTGCTTGAAAGCCTTGAAATATGTGCGCTATCAACATTGGAAAATGCCGGATTTAATCCTTGAGCTATAAAAATTGCATCAGATAATTTTTCACCTTCAACAAATTCAAAACGAATTTCTCTATTAACAGCTCCGGTTATAAAAACAAAATTCTTTTCTATATCAAATGGTGGGAAAATAATTACATCATCATTCATTAAATAAGGATTGTGAGAAAAATCTCCGGTTAATCTGAATTTCACTAAATCTAAATTTATTTGCTCACCATTAAATCGCTTTAAGATTATATTCCTTTTTGAAAAATTATCACTATTTTTTCTAATTAAGGATAGTAATTTTTCATCTGGGGTTGAACCAAGAATTTCTGCTTTATATTGTAGTGATATTCTCGTAATCAATTGGTCCACTCTTTCAGTTCTTGAGGCAGAATAAGAACCACTTAATGGAAAATCACCACCGATAGTTACATTTATTAAGTATAATGCTTGCATTTGAGATGTAGAGTTATCATTATTTTTTGTTTGAGCAAACGTATTACTAAAAAGTAGTACAAAAAATAAATTAAAAAATATTATTAAAAATTTTCTAAGCATAAATTTTATCTCTGTCCGTATTGTGTTTGATAATAACTTCTATAATTTCCTGAAATAATTTTTTCCCACCAATTTTTATTTTGCAGGTACCAATCTATTGTATTTTCTATCGCATTTTCAAAGTCAAATTTTGGTAACCATCCCAATTCATTTTGAATTTTCGATGAATCAATTGCATATCTTCTATCGTGTCCCAATCTATCTTTCACATATTCAATTAAACTTTCATCTTTTCCCAATTTACTTAAAATCAATTTTACAATTTCAATATTTTTCATTTCACGACTTGCGCCAATATTATAGACTTCTCCAACTTGTCCATTTTCTAGTACAAGAGTAATAGCTTTATTGTGATCAATAACGTAAATCCAATCTCTTACATTTAATCCATCACCATAAACCGGAAGTTTTTTGTTATTTAATGCATTTATAATCATCAAAGGGATTAATTTTTCCGGAAATTGAAACTGACCGTAATTATTTGAACATCTTGTGATAACAACAGGTAATCCGTAGGTATGATAAAAAGAAAGTGCCATCATATCAGCGGAAGCTTTGCTTGCAGAATAAGGACTGTTTGGAGAAAGCGAAGTCTGCTCAGTAAATAAACCAAATTCACCTAAACTACCATAGACTTCATCCGTAGATACTTGAAGAAATTTTTCAACATTATATCTTTTTGCTGCTTCTAGTAGTACATTTGTACCAATTACATTTGTTGTAAAAAATATTTCTGAGCCAAGAATGCTTCTATCGACATGAGATTCTGCAGCAAAATTTACAACATAATCAAACTTATATTTTTGAAATAAATAATCTATCAATTCTTTATTTGAAATATCACCTTTTACAAAAGCATAGTTTGAATTATTTTCCACTTGTTGCAAATTTTCAAGATTTCCGGCATAAGTTAGTTTATCAATATTTACTATTGTTAAATCATCTCTTTCAGAAAGTAGCGAATTGATATAATTGCTTCCAATAAATCCGGCACCACCGGTAACTAATATCTTTTTCATAATTTTTTAGAATGCAAAAAGTCCAATAAAAATTCCAGTCTGAATAAAGAAACTATTTCCATTTAAATCAGAAGGAACGTTATTTATTTTTTGTTGATTAGCTATTTCCCAGTTGTTACCAAAAGTAAATTGATAACCCAATCCAGCTCTAACTGCAAGAAATCTAGTTATTGGAATATCGGCATTAAGTGTTGGGGATAAAAGCCAAAATGAATTTGTAATTTGATAATTTCGATTTTGATCATTTGCATTAACATTATTCCAAATTTCATCCCAATTATTTTCTTCCAAATTTTTGTAGAAATCTATTTCCAAACTTCCACCGCCAAACATAATTCCAACTGAAACAGCAATATTTTTTACAAATGGCATTGTATACTCAATGGTTGCTGCACCGCCGCCAAGAGAATATTCAATTTCATTTTTAAAATTATTTACATCTGAATTTTCCGACTGATAACCGCTAAAACCAATTCCGCCCAATCTTAAATTATCAATAATTGTAACATAAGCATAACCACTTCCGCCCCAAGCATATAATGGTCCGCTTAATTTTTCCATGCCAAGTTTATCTATTTGAATATTTACTTCATCATAATTCGGGAAGTATAACATAGGTGTAAAACCACCGGCTCCGCCAAACTTTGCAATCCAGCCAACTTGAGATTCAGATTGTCCGAAAATATTTATCGTAAATATTAAAATTATGAATAATATTTTTTTCATAAAGTGTTTTCTTTTGAAAATAAATTTACCGAAATTAGACGTAATTAAAAATTGATAATTTATTAAGACTTAAAAAATAAAGGCTGTACTGATTTCGGTTGGTAATTGACGAGGTTACCTACAACAAGGATGAAATCAACGACAGCCTTTTAATTTTTTAAAGTACTTTAATCCATCATCATTCTTAAAAAAGATGACCCTCCTCTATTTTTCTTTTCATCTTTTTTGTCCTCTACTTGAACACCATCAAATGCATCAAGCTGATCAATTCTAAATCCGCTTCTTGGAACAAGATTTTCTTCGGAAAGAATTTTATTTGTTCCTTTTACTCTAAAAATAGTTGGAGTATCTAATTCTTCAGGTGCATTCGGAAGTTCAAAATTTTCAACTGTATAACCAGCAAAGCGTTTTTCTTTTTCCTCTATTTGTTCTTTTTTCTCGCTAATAATTTTACTTTCCTTTTTAGCGCTCGCACCAAATCCCGTTGCGATTACAGTATATGAAACGCTGTCATTCATTTCATCTTTTGCAACCCAGCCAAATATTACATTAGCTTCTTCGCCTGCTGCTTCGTATATAACTTTATTGCCTTCATCAATTTCTTGCATCGTAAGATCATCAGAACCAGTTACATTTAACAAAATATTTTTTGCTCCTTTAATACTAATACCATCTAACAATGGTGATGAAATAGCTTTTTGTGCTGCTTCAATCGCTCTATTTTCACCGCTTGCAGTTCCAGCACCCATTAGCGCTTCACCGCTAGCATTCATTACAGATCTTACATCTGCAAAATCTACATTAATAATTCCGGGAATTGTAATGATATCTGCAATTCCTCTAGTTGCTTCATATAAGACTTCATTCGGTTTTTCAAAAGCTGTTCTAGCTGAAACAGTTTTATCTAAAATACTTAGTAATCTATCATTTGGAATAACAATTAAACTATCAACACTTCTTTTTAAATCATGAATGCCTTCATCAGCATTGAGCATTCTTCTTTTTCCTTCCCACTTAAATGGTTTTGTAACAATTCCAATAACCAAAGCTCCAAGACTTTTAGCAATTGAAGCAACAACGGGAGCGCCGCCAGTTCCAGTTCCACCACCCATTCCGGCAGTAACAAAAACCATATCACTACCTTCCAAAACTTTAGTTATTTTTTCTCTATCTTCTTCAATAGCTTTTCTTCCAACATTAGGATCTGCACCAGCTCCTAATCCTCTTGTAATATTGTTACCAATCTGAATCTTATGATTTGCACTACTCATTCTAAGAACTTGAGCATCGGTGTTAACTGCAACATATTCAACACCTTTTAAGCCGCG
The nucleotide sequence above comes from Ignavibacteriota bacterium. Encoded proteins:
- a CDS encoding glycosyltransferase family 4 protein — translated: MNIGIDARLLSTRIRGTARYLSNLIEYLPLFDSQNNYFIFQYEDLPQKNNFYTYIAIKKSNCPRQLYEHFWLNFKLPKLILQNRIDIFFTPYIFVPIIKKKWKNVIAIHDTLTKVSKEYYTFHYRKYMDYLVPLSVKKSDAIITVSKSAMKDIIKFYKVDPEKIQYLHLWTDEKYKPINLTLEEKNSISKKYNLPEKFILFVGVLEERKNIIGILKVAEILLNRGININFVFVGREGFGFNKVSDKLKNNSKRFIHLKEVEDSDLVSIYNIATLFFFPTYNEGFGLPPLEAMKCGLPVIASNNSSIPEVVGNSGILGDSDDYEFFAEKINFLLENEQIYQTLKLSALKQAEKFTASNHIIKLVDIFNNL
- a CDS encoding glycosyltransferase family 2 protein, whose protein sequence is MNPKICIIIINWNGLKDTSECLESLKKVDYKNFVVIIVDNNSFGNDVEIIKKEFGDFVKEIIVSKVNLGFSGGNNLGIKYALENGADFILLLNNDTIVEPDFLTILLDTFNKCKNAGVSAPQINYYNNKNIVWSVGGQISKIRGSGFAYSDENENQIEKKIREVNFASGCCLLIRKEVFEKIGMLDEKFFLYVEDTDFCFRTIKAGFKIIINPNSKIYHKVGNSTSINLKQIPLYYETRNRLYFAKKNFNIFFIITFLYIFVTMIYKSIIWFLNGKSENITSIKLAFRDFIEGNFGKLNKDKLLASK
- a CDS encoding class I SAM-dependent methyltransferase yields the protein MKKYFKKLLKPFYNNIKQIGFKLLDFYDSIKGKNPLIPPRSMIFIGDGDYEKIGNEFFNYFKLLGELKTNDKILDVGCGIGRMSVPLTNYLNEKGEYHGFDIVKKGIEWCQNNISTKYANFHFSHADIYNKMYNENGKEYSFNFKFKYQDNYFDFIFLTSVFTHMYARDVENYLKEISRVLKDGGRCLITFFLLNEESNKMIKNGLSTQNLIYRLDNFSFAKDEKVPENAIGFNEEYIKGLYIKNSLNIQKQIFYGSWCGRKEFMSYQDIIIAKKTR
- a CDS encoding glycosyltransferase family 2 protein, with the translated sequence MKNERKVAGVVVIYKPENNIFENINTYINQIDYLFIIDNSKEECFETKTKIHSIEKVKYIFNNDNIGIAAALNIAARKASEKGFSFLLTMDQDSRAPKNMVENLLNIYEKKENIGIVSPLHSNRYNTHLKFENENDEVKIAMTSGNLLSLEVFKKVGEFRSDFFIDYVDIEFCFRLQLNSYKIIRANRIILEHNEADLSSKKILNKTFYPLNHKPFRLYYKTRNLLYLRSMYKNSLPHLLKIEYDSFYRTLLKIILFEKQKFLKIKMILIGMWDYYNSIKGRKF
- a CDS encoding flippase — its product is MKDLKNPSMNYNGTSITKNSIYNLLGFIIPSVFAIFIIPALINGLGIERFGILNLAWIVIGYFSFFDFGIGKSLTKIISEKLGENKLDQIPSLFWTSLFLMLGVSLILVLILILFVPQIVDLFNITPTLHSEFLSTFYLLILAIPLVATTAGLRGVLEAYQKFFQINLIRVFLGIFTFLIPLLCLVFTKNIFWVVLFLILIRIIVWILYFRLCFKVHKDLKNQIKFEIKLVSTIYKFSAWITIANIIGPIISNIDRVLISVIISAKALAYYATPYEMIIKLLIIPDAMVAVLFPVFSASFFNNKTDSKKLFYSGVKFIFLFIYPIVLLVITFANEGIELWIGSEFAKESSIILQILAFGILFNAISYIPFSYFQGVGEPHIPALLSLIELPLYLIFMFFFIQNWGLKGAAIIWLVRIILDTGSLFFLTYIKFQYRYNVWIFIVAIVFLMIPFIFESISMKMIYTTIILFGFLILYWNKILSLDEKRFLISKMMKI
- a CDS encoding oligosaccharide repeat unit polymerase; this encodes MSLLLTFLVSLFGIICGKYLFRHWVNHLTLYSVIWGFLIILYELKLLPYYDIIPLTWFFIISSFLSFLFGILTLISLRNLSPTNSYNIKPTKLNFKIFSDDGKSLKYSILISSIIGILAAVQHWLVLIDIFGNVTSALINANLVYKLNLKGGGDGVIPYISNFGFVAVFFSGIYSAYKGKFSFLTLLPFIGIIIKSLATFGRVSMLFALMEFLITFFLFKYLLETDSEQRFKFSKRNAVIYISILIFIVIISASLARATRISSEYYKGTSKELKDLEGNFIITPSIYFYLSCDIGVLNQYMKSDGEKTKFGENTFMLFHYILSKFNIIERPSDLQKGYNFPMGANTGTFIRELHADFTVVGVYLVPFILGFVITWLWFKFYINHGLIVLTFLTYLSLIIGFSFLMMITRLDIWGISLIFILILIPIIEKFALILSRKSIKFN
- a CDS encoding SLBB domain-containing protein, whose amino-acid sequence is MLRKFLIIFFNLFFVLLFSNTFAQTKNNDNSTSQMQALYLINVTIGGDFPLSGSYSASRTERVDQLITRISLQYKAEILGSTPDEKLLSLIRKNSDNFSKRNIILKRFNGEQINLDLVKFRLTGDFSHNPYLMNDDVIIFPPFDIEKNFVFITGAVNREIRFEFVEGEKLSDAIFIAQGLNPAFSNVDSAHISRLSSNGEVETLLKIKISDNPLLQRGDRINILGDAYQKDNYNVVVLGEVKRPGKIFISKNNTTISEVIKRAGGLTDKASLKFAEILRNYNTVSALKKKVLLENDEGIQLTLEQEDQLLKFKQNELLKMYRTADITYDDTLFFNIDNALRNLEGYSKIDLTKLSDPNSFESKYIMHENDVIIIPEIRNEVYVWGGVANSGYCQFEEGKSIIDYIKNAGGYSEIAMGDDELYLIKGKSREWINVLENEKDKIEAGDFIYIKKNRPVENFWYYVGRISAIAGILGGVATIFLAFSK
- the rfbB gene encoding dTDP-glucose 4,6-dehydratase, yielding MKKILVTGGAGFIGSNYINSLLSERDDLTIVNIDKLTYAGNLENLQQVENNSNYAFVKGDISNKELIDYLFQKYKFDYVVNFAAESHVDRSILGSEIFFTTNVIGTNVLLEAAKRYNVEKFLQVSTDEVYGSLGEFGLFTEQTSLSPNSPYSASKASADMMALSFYHTYGLPVVITRCSNNYGQFQFPEKLIPLMIINALNNKKLPVYGDGLNVRDWIYVIDHNKAITLVLENGQVGEVYNIGASREMKNIEIVKLILSKLGKDESLIEYVKDRLGHDRRYAIDSSKIQNELGWLPKFDFENAIENTIDWYLQNKNWWEKIISGNYRSYYQTQYGQR
- the ftsZ gene encoding cell division protein FtsZ, coding for MPSFVTLDREDMLSAKLKVVGVGGGGCNAIESMMQRGLKGVEYVAVNTDAQVLRMSSANHKIQIGNNITRGLGAGADPNVGRKAIEEDREKITKVLEGSDMVFVTAGMGGGTGTGGAPVVASIAKSLGALVIGIVTKPFKWEGKRRMLNADEGIHDLKRSVDSLIVIPNDRLLSILDKTVSARTAFEKPNEVLYEATRGIADIITIPGIINVDFADVRSVMNASGEALMGAGTASGENRAIEAAQKAISSPLLDGISIKGAKNILLNVTGSDDLTMQEIDEGNKVIYEAAGEEANVIFGWVAKDEMNDSVSYTVIATGFGASAKKESKIISEKKEQIEEKEKRFAGYTVENFELPNAPEELDTPTIFRVKGTNKILSEENLVPRSGFRIDQLDAFDGVQVEDKKDEKKNRGGSSFLRMMMD